The following coding sequences lie in one Treponema sp. OMZ 790 genomic window:
- a CDS encoding copper homeostasis protein CutC, with protein MKKITIEICAGSFEDAVLAEKAGASRIELNSSLFLGGLTPSLGTLKLVKKETNLKVITMVRPRAAGFFYSSYEYKTMIEDAKLFIDNGADGLVFGFLKKDGTIDSKRCEALIKIAGGNDRVFHRAIDVVPDPLKALDELISLGFTRVLTSGQAPTAYEGADLIAKMVKRARGRIEILPGGGITEKNASKIIKLTGVDQIHFAALTRRAEPSTKANPSIYYGGALYPPEDSIEVAGLDEMIRVKNSL; from the coding sequence ATGAAAAAAATTACGATAGAAATCTGCGCAGGTTCTTTTGAAGATGCAGTTTTGGCTGAAAAAGCCGGAGCTTCAAGGATTGAACTTAATTCTTCTCTTTTTTTGGGAGGTTTGACTCCTTCACTCGGAACTTTAAAGTTGGTTAAAAAGGAAACAAATTTGAAGGTTATAACTATGGTAAGACCGAGAGCTGCCGGCTTCTTTTATTCTTCATATGAATACAAAACCATGATCGAAGATGCAAAGCTTTTTATAGATAACGGAGCGGACGGCCTTGTGTTCGGTTTTTTAAAAAAGGATGGAACCATCGATTCAAAGAGGTGTGAAGCTCTTATAAAAATTGCAGGAGGAAACGACAGGGTTTTTCATAGAGCTATCGATGTTGTGCCCGATCCTTTGAAGGCTCTCGATGAGCTTATTTCTTTGGGCTTTACCAGAGTTTTGACAAGCGGACAGGCGCCGACAGCCTATGAGGGAGCGGACTTAATTGCCAAAATGGTAAAAAGAGCCAGAGGCAGAATCGAAATTTTACCCGGAGGCGGTATTACCGAAAAAAATGCTTCAAAAATTATCAAGCTCACAGGAGTTGATCAGATCCATTTTGCCGCCCTCACACGCAGAGCCGAACCGTCAACAAAAGCAAACCCTTCAATCTACTATGGAGGAGCTCTATATCCGCCTGAAGACAGCATAGAAGTTGCCGGCCTCGACGAGATGATAAGGGTAAAAAATAGTTTGTAA